GAACACTGATTTTTCTGATTTGCAAAACAGATATTCCACCTCAGTCAGGTGCTGAGAGGCAAATGGGCTTGTAGTGTTTTGCATTCACTTCTAAGTATAAATCATACTTCAGACATATAGTGTACAATTCTGTCATGTTTCTATTGAAAATATTCGAAatgattattaaaaataatctctATTCCTTTCCTAGAGAATCACAAAAGAATGATTTGTTGTTGAAAACCTGTTAAGCTAAGAAATACAGTTCATGATTGCAGCCATGTCTTATTCAATCCAcgaaagtaaaacaaaaattaatttctggaaTTAAGAACAGGTCATCATTTCACATCTTAGCAAATAGATACCCTGGCAAATCTAACCTTGGACCTTCTCGTTCAAAGTATTCACTGGTATGGGCTTTTAGTATTCCATCTGAAAGTTTAGTTTGCCAATGCAACATCAATGTAGATTTGGAATTATGAAGCTTGTATTATCACAATAAAAGCATTCATATACAGATGTACAAAGGGGAGGAGAGATAAGAATCAAATGGCAATTGATAAGTATGGGTTTAATTAAACAGCCAAATCTTGAAGATCTTAATCTTAAtgcaatttgtttgttttctttagatTAGCTACGTTGCTCATAATCAATTACCCATGTAGACACAAATGAACAATGTTATGAATTTATAACCAATGACAATTTACATCAACAACCCCCCACAAAAAACTCCATACAGTATAGCCAAGCTGGCTTCAACTTCAAGCAGGACTAACAAGATAAAAACCTATTTTACGGTTAGAACTTTTCCGATGCCATGTTTGACATTTGCATGCAAGTCAAAACCTCAGttattgttgaaaaaaataagaacatttcaTGTAACAAGAGTGATCAGCCATAACTTGTGTGTCCATAATTCTCAGCCATCCTTTATTACGGCCAGACTGGGCTTACTGAGCCAGTCGGCAATCTCATTTTGTGATGCAGTAAGTAAGCTGCTGTACAGATATCTTCACTGGAAAAAGTACAGCATATTATACCTACTGTACTCTATTGAAGCTTAACACTCAGCCATGGATTTACTAAATGGAATTTATGTGGCAGGTCAGTTTTGAACTGAAACCCAGATTTGCCTACACCAGAATGGCAATCAATACCTAGCCTCACGATTGAAAGAGAACACTCATTTTTTATGGCTAATTGATAGttacacagtacatacattaAAGGAATAGTTctctttctggagtttttttccATATTAGCCTACTTTAGTTTTAGTGTTTTCGATTGGCCCAGACACTGATTGTGTGCATTGAAAgatattttccatttacatGTTTCCTGTCGGCTTGGTGACTCGTTGGCTTTACAACAATAAGTAGGCTATAAGGCATTTGGAGACGTGCAGTCTAAGGCAAGAAAGTACACTTCAAGTCACTCCAAGGCATAGCTCCAGAAGTATGTATGTTTATTACCTGACTactctgcaaaaaaaactatattaatCTTTGGTGAAGAATAATTTCCTATGGTACATGCAACCTGGCTCAAGGAATGAAGTAtggcacaatataaaaactgatatttacttttgaaatagcgaataaatactgaataaatacaCTGTACAAGCTACTTTGATGTtacctgaagtgtatttttctttattagaCCACGAAGCCCTGAATGCCCTATACCTGCTTTTGTAAGGCTGACAGGCTGGCAGgtaatcagaaacatctgtgaatATCTCAAATATCCTTCAATATCCTGCGCATAAAAACCATCTGGGACAATAAAAACCATACAAGcccataatattttttaaaaaacccagaagGTGAACTATCTCTTCAGTCGAATCTAAACTTGTTTTTGCCTATTTTAAATGGAGATGGCGATACACTTTGTGCACTCACCCAAATATTCCATTAGTTGTTCAGCAGTTATAATCTCCATCATTGGTGGCATCTTTACCTACAAGACAACCAGAGGCACCATTCATTGGGGTTCCATGCAAACAATGGGAAACAACAAATTACAAACAGATTAACACAACACGAAGCCAAAATGATCAAGCCACAACTGagacatattttctgtttcttgttCAGGTCCATGGCATACCATACAAAACATTTGAGTCACATGCTGCCATGTCGGCATACATTTCTGTTCTGGACACTGTTTTTGTATAACTCAATTCAAATTCTGTCCTCAAtatgccatttattttcacaaagaaCTGTCTGATTTAATTAACACCCTGCATGTACCAAAGACAGAGGTGCAACTGGTGAATCTgatgttaaagaaaaaagatgaacaACATCAACTAACCAGTCATCCATCAAagactgtaataaaaaaactttctggTGTACATAAAGGAAGTACAGATTTTAAAACACTGGCTGAAGACTGATTAGGACTTGACAACTAACAATAGGTGCTGAAAGAAAACAGCTGTCAAAATGCATGATTCAAccaaaaattaaacataaattcTGATAATAATGGCTATAATGTTCCAAATGAATTTGTGCCGTATTGCCAAGAAATAAGAAACTGAATGGAGAATGTCAAGCAATTTAAATTAGTCATGTTTTCAAGATTCAGGAGCAATGTTCAAGGAAAGGGTGACAGAAAAATGATTAAGGCTACGTGTTTACAACATAAGAGCCCAAAAGAAGCTGTCCCCTAATTCTGATATCTTCCCTGTGGCGACACTCTGAGATATCTGGAGGGTCTGGATGTGTCACAATGCTGGAGAGCAGGTCACAGACGTAAAGCGGAATAAAAAAACGATCATTTAACAAAAGCCTCCTGCTCCTTACCGTTATTCAGTCACTGTAAGTTCATAGGGTTCGGGTTTAAAAAACTCATTTGTTTTCTACACATTTAGGGTGTTGTCTTAGAACTCAGAGACAACTTGTCAACTTTTCTTCTCTTCTGCGTTTTTTCTTTACTCATACAACTTGCAAAGGCCTTTCCCACTAGGTTGCTGAAAGTCAAAAGTAAAAAGCTGAGCATGACTGAACTGACAGGCTAACATCAGAATTGTGTAAATGACTCACTTATGAGTGATCTAAATTCAGCTTCACCCTATATCCCCCACTGGCAAAAACCGAGTATCTACCATAACATCTTTCACAGTAGCAAAGATTGCTGTATTTGCTGGATTTACACCTAGAGGGCAATACctgaaatatgaacaaaaatagtATTTACAGGACAAAAGACCAGGACCGCATCAGAGCTTCACCCTCAGGCGGCCCACTGTGCATCAAAAACATCTGACTATCCCCGAGAAGAACAACTGCCGAAGCAACGTGCTTGAGACGGATTCCATGAAGAAAATGATCATGTCACAAGCAAGAATTTAACACAACGTAACAAATCCCTTTCACTACACATTCCCAATAATTGCTCATGACCGTCACTGCCGTTTCACATCCTCCTTTTCACTAAGGAGCACCTTCACAACTAGTTTGtaaatgatttgatttgaatacCAGTCTAACAGTTTGGTTAATGGTACATCTGACATTGAGAATCAAACGAGGATGcaaattacctttttttaaagaggagcTTGATTCTAACAGATATCTGATTCAGATAGTTTTGAACTTTGTATTAAACCTGCTAATTATGAAAGACCACAACAGAAGAGTGTTTGGTCTTCTGGGGCTATTTAGAACTGAAATTGGATGAATATCTACACAAAATTTGAGCAGTCTATGAAGATTTGCCTCTACTtaaggctcctcctcctctcagttTGTTTCCGCTAAATTGTTTCCAAAAAGACAGCGTCAccctcagacagacacagcactcAATATTAGGCTATACTCAATTTGAATGgcaatttattttagttttttgaaaaacacaccaAGTACACCATGCCTGTATTATTAACCATACTTTCTCATTCTTCAGTGAACATCTGCAGCAGGTGAACCTCTGGTAGTACAAGCACAACTCAACAAGTTGTATTGTAAAACTAACTGAACTACAGCCGGCATCTTAAAGAACCTGGATTAAAATAAACTTGACTTTGCTTGCCAACGAATGTGTCCACTCTTCTTGGAGTGAGCAACAATGGCTCATTGCAATCTATAATAAACTAATTGGTAAAACTGTTGAGGAATGACagaataaatgataaattacatATAATCTAAATTAGGAATTTCTTTTTAACATAAAACCGTTCAgtattgtttttgaaatgattCTGAACGTGTAACATGGATAAAGTTCCATATTATCTTTCCATATAAGACCACAGTAGCTTTCAAAAATGCAGCAAATGTTGTAACCTAATGTCTGTTCATTCCTCATTCCTTTCATGATTGTACCCATTTAGCGTCATGGTGCCATCTAGACAAGTCTAATCGGGGCAATTGATTATAAATCATTAGGTTACCTACTTTCTCGTGCAGGCACGTTCCATTTGAGATGGATTTAGTTTTAAAAGCACGGCCTTGAAATCAAGGCAGGAATTCccaatttaaactgaaatataaataaacaaaaaacaacttatTCGTttggtctttttaaaatttctttagGAAATTGGAGCATTAAAATTGGGAAATCGCCTTCAAATCTAACAAACGAATTCTGGAGAGTCAAAGAGCTTATATGGACATgcggaaaaaaaatatttgtctaGTCATTAAGAgtatgttttcaaatatgatgCCCAGAGAATCGGAAGAGGCGTGTCTGTTCTATTGATTATGTTACTGACGGGCAGGTTGCTTAGTACATTTAGCCAAATTAAAGCTCAAATCCTCATCGACGCCTACTCGAATGTTTAGAGGAAATGTCACTTGACTAACTCAGTCAGCTGTTGTTTTCCACTTCCACTGCCCTAACAGTTTCACTGACCGTTATATGATTACTGCATATGTTGTTTGGATCGCAAAAGAAACTACAATTAGACCAAATTAAAGAATTAAGAACAAAACTTTACGACAATGCTTGTAGGCAAGTAGCCAACTGTATGCATAACGCTTGATATACATTTCTCGAACTTGGCTTAAATGAAGTTATCAGTTAATTGTGCCAGTTGTTTACCTTCCACGCCAGCAAAAGGACATTCATAATAGCCAGCAATGGACACGGTCCGTTCTCGTTCTGGGTAATGATAGGCGTGTTTTCTTCGTTCCATTTGATCCACTTGATGTGATATATAGATTGGCCGGCGCCCCGATCCTTGCTACATGAGACTTTTGCTTCATCAGCCCCATACTCGTCGCTTTGCAAAGCAATAGCCAGTACCCTGTCCTCCATTCCTTCACTGTTGAGGTCAGAACTGGGACATGAATTCAGATTTGAGAAGGATTCCAATGAATCAAAGCTCCGGGATTCACCCGCGGGGCTGGGGTCACTCTCAGTCGGTGGCCCCTCGGAAACAACATGATCACTGCAATCCAACCCCCCTGGTTTGGCGCTTTTCAAACTTGTTTTGTTCGGGCACAACGATGTCGGTGGAGATATCTTCGCCGGCTCCTGCGACCCACACTTTGCAACCCCAGCTTGTATCTTTGTAATCCTTGCAGTCGATTCTTCCATCATAGAAGGTGGATCGCCATCCGCTCGGTTGTTTACCAACTTTGAGGTGGCACCCTCACCGTTTCCTGGAGCCAACAGCAGGCTGTGCCCCATACCGTTGCTCAGCTGATCTCTCAGTTCCGATGACGACGTCTCAGAACAGTCGCTGGGCTTGGTGATAATATTTTGAACCGGGAGAGGTCCGGCAGTTTCCAATCCAACGTCTGATTTTGTCTCACCAGTGACAGCATTGGCAGTGCTTGCTGATAAGGGACTACTGGCGCTACTACTGACCAAAGTACTGAGCGTAGACGGCTCACTATTCTTGCAGCTATCGGTAGCTCCTTTCACTACTTCTGTAACCTTTATTCCGCCCGATTCCCCGCTTATTGTGGAGCACGGAGCACCTTCCCCGAGATCCCGATGCAGGTTtgcatttttctccatttcGGACCCCACTGATGCTACTCTTTATCTAGATTGCGGCTCCTGCTTCGCCTCCAAAGACGCCATGACATctctagctacctagctaactGACGTCACTGTAAGTGGGACGCCTCTTCTTCAGGTCAAGGAAGGGCAATATTATGtagaaagtattttaaatgctgCTTTCCGTTAatctaattaaataataatttacaactGATATCTAAGCGGTAGGAAAATCAACCAGATAAACTGCGTTGATTTTTATTTAGGTATCTTTTCATATGAAGAGGAGGTGCTTGATTATCATATTTATCTTTATGAAGTTTTAGGAACAAATTGAAAGTCTACGCGTTTTCCACAGACCAAATGATCATCACTTTTAGGATTAATGTAATTTGATAATTAGCGTGTCTTGCACTGGAAAGACTTTGCAATATTGTTACTGTCATTGATGTCAACTCTTTTCCATCATGTTTAGCTacgataaattaaaaaaaaaaagcctacgCAAGTTCCGTTATGTGCCCGTAGGCCTAGCCTACCCTTAATCAACAAATTGACAGCCCTATGATTATGAATCGGATTGCCTATTAGCCTACATGTTGTTTGcgaatatgaatattttagttTAATTGTGAATATACTATCGATAATTTATTCTCTATCTATAAATGAAAACGTGTGTGGTTGGGAATAATGATGGCTATTATCAAAGTGGTTTACATAATAAAATAGCATGCATGAACCACGCCCAAATAGGAGACAATAAAATGGGGTTTTcgttttcttttattaaaatgacCCGTTAAGCTATTTAGAGTAAATCAAgttatatatttgaaaaaaataatctaagTATTTCCCACGCCCAATCTAACATTAGACTCAAACTATAATCCATGTACGTAAACAGAAACGTTTGTGTGTAAGCCGATGTGTAGCCGATGTGGAGTGGAACTGTAGCCTAGTGGCAGTTCGTTTGTCTTAAAAACATACAActatttccttttaaatatttcaatcctaactgtttaaaatactgtttaaaaCGAGTAGGTATTTCCTCACGTGCGCCAACTCAtcgtattttttttatatatatttgaggGTAGGCTAGAACTGCAGAAAAGGCAGTAATTACACTGTTACCTCGTgctgttttaaattatatttacttttatttagaAGCCTACAATATATCTTATTTTTGCagttaaatgaaaacagtggATTATTTATCTACCTTAGAAAAGATAACATGGAAATATAGGGGAATATATGTCAAAATTTATATCAAACCTTTgaggagtaggttttttggaatttatttatttattttcaaaattctaagtcagtgttctagatcAACTTCATTGATGTAAATTaccggtagtgattgttacatttaGCATTAGAAAGTTCAGTTAAGAATGTTATAATCATAAATTGTGATCtccaaaaatacaatacaaaattaattataaatagaATAGAAATATGATGTATAGCTTACTTATAGCTTAGTTAGttcaatataaatacaaattcagcAAGCACGTATGTGACGCAAATT
This region of Anguilla anguilla isolate fAngAng1 chromosome 5, fAngAng1.pri, whole genome shotgun sequence genomic DNA includes:
- the mindy2 gene encoding ubiquitin carboxyl-terminal hydrolase MINDY-2 isoform X3, producing MEKNANLHRDLGEGAPCSTISGESGGIKVTEVVKGATDSCKNSEPSTLSTLVSSSASSPLSASTANAVTGETKSDVGLETAGPLPVQNIITKPSDCSETSSSELRDQLSNGMGHSLLLAPGNGEGATSKLVNNRADGDPPSMMEESTARITKIQAGVAKCGSQEPAKISPPTSLCPNKTSLKSAKPGGLDCSDHVVSEGPPTESDPSPAGESRSFDSLESFSNLNSCPSSDLNSEGMEDRVLAIALQSDEYGADEAKVSCSKDRGAGQSIYHIKWIKWNEENTPIITQNENGPCPLLAIMNVLLLAWKVKMPPMMEIITAEQLMEYLGDYILDAKPKEISEAQRLNYEQNMSDAIAVLHKLQTGLDVNVKFTGVRVFEYTPECIVFDLLDIPLYHGWLVDPQMDDIVRAVGNCSYNQLVEKIISCKQSESSQLAGEGYVAEHFLNSTATQLTYHGLCELTSSVQEGELCVFFRNNHFSTMTKFKDYLMALSLQQEQQSLELNWEQVPEGISDLELAKKLQEEEDRRASQFYQEQEQAAAAAQAQQEQQQPAGGDAEAGAAAAAAAAAAAARTAGAAAATPSPGKQPSASERKQKKEVKDKDKCVLL